The nucleotide sequence TGAACGTGGTCAGCTACCCGTGATCGTGCCGGGGGCGGTGGGGAGACCCGCCGCCCCCGCGCATGACGGGGGCCCCGGCGGGTACGCGACGCCGAACGGGGAAACCAGCGGGAACGGAGGAACGGGATGAAGGTCCGAAGCTCCCTGCGCGCGCTCAAGCGCAAGGCCAACTCGATCGTGGTACGC is from Micromonospora terminaliae and encodes:
- a CDS encoding 50S ribosomal protein L36, translating into MKVRSSLRALKRKANSIVVRRRGKVFVLNKADPRQKARQG